From the Acidobacteriaceae bacterium genome, the window TGGACATTGCGTAGTAACCAACTACGGCTCGTTGGCCTCGCTGATATGGGACCAGAAAGCCGCCGCCGGGGGCACGGATGCTTCCCGATGGTTGGGTCTGGTCTGAGGGGGCTTCGGTCAGCTTAGGGCCATCCTTGGCGAGCACGAGAGCGAAGCCTGGCACTTCAGCCGGTACGCGGTGTACGACGAGTTTGCATCGTTCAGCAAGCATGCTCTGAAGCATCTGCTGAGCGACTGGATTGTCCATCGGGCTCAACGCGCCTCCCCGTTGATATTCCGCTAAATCTTCGGGCGCGACCTTGGCCTCGATGTCCCAGGTGTCCTTTCCAGCCCAGTCTGGAGCACGGATGACCGCGTCTTTGCCTCCCATGTTGAATCCGAAGTAAGCCTGCTGAATTACCATGCCGAGAGTCACTCCGGCGGCGGAATAACCGGTGGAACGGAAGCCGAAGTGCCAGCTCCCGTCGGGATGCGCCGGTTTGATCGATACGACATCGAATGCATACGTTTTGTGTGAAGACGGAGCGGTTGCGATC encodes:
- a CDS encoding TIGR03435 family protein codes for the protein MIRRICLAGILSTNLAVAQIATAPSSHKTYAFDVVSIKPAHPDGSWHFGFRSTGYSAAGVTLGMVIQQAYFGFNMGGKDAVIRAPDWAGKDTWDIEAKVAPEDLAEYQRGGALSPMDNPVAQQMLQSMLAERCKLVVHRVPAEVPGFALVLAKDGPKLTEAPSDQTQPSGSIRAPGGGFLVPYQRGQRAVVGYYAMSMPAFALHLRGMAGGPVVDRTGLTGKYNFTLTWLSLDPNEREGSVSFDDPFPLSHWNFAALGLKVEQIQVPTEHIVIDHIEKPSPN